The Prionailurus viverrinus isolate Anna chromosome C1, UM_Priviv_1.0, whole genome shotgun sequence DNA window TAGAACTCAAAGGCCAGGTATTAACGTCTGGGCCTTCTGGTCACCATTGCCACTTCCAACTCCACTCTCTAGTAGCTCCCAAAGTGGCTGTGTATCAGAATCACTCAAGGATTttgttaaaaatagattttctgaCTCAACTCCAACATaaagaatctgaatttttttttctttttttttgcaagcTGCCTAAGTGAATCTTATGCAGTCACCAAGGACCCATTTACTGAAGACATTTGGGAAGCACTTCTCTGGTCTAGTGGTTCTTGAACTTGTATGTGCTTCAGAGAGACCTAAAGGACtcattaaaatacagattgaaCCCTCAGAGttttcagtaggtctgggatggagtctgagaatgtgcatttctaacacgTTTCCAGATGATGTCGATGTAGATCTGGGGCCATGCTTTGAGAACCACAGCTCTAACCTAGGTTATTTGTACACATGTTTATTATTCATTAGCTCTTATATTACATGGCCAAGCAAGGCCTGGGCTTCAGAGGAAGGAATTATCCTCTCAGATCAAGGGTAACACTTGGCTGAGCATCAAAATCACCTaggagcttttattttctttaacgcTCAGTTATTGGAATTAGGCTTCTGCTtcaccccagatctactgaatcgaCATCTCCAGGATGCTCTGGGAATTTGTATTGTTTTGAAGTAAACCAGAAGTTTCTGATTACAAGGATTTGAAAACACTGCCTTAGATGAGCCAGATTTGTGACTTTATGAAaaacttatactaaaaaaatcatttatctgaaattcaattttaatGGGGTatcccatatatatttttttgtacatCTGGCACCCCTAGTGACTGAGCTGTATATCTGTGAAGAGTTTGTTTCCTCTGTGTGTTCCCCCTTTTGCTTAACACAGCCCTATTTTAAATGCTCAagagggtggtggtgaggagtAAAATCCATGCAAACAGGATATGCaggatgaagaagagaaaatgatttcctcaggaaacacacacacacacacacacacacacacacacagagagagagagagagagagagagagagagagagagagagagaaacttcatTAATCGAGACAGCAGAAACaaaatcaggaaggaaaaaaatactgtctGCTAAGGGCTTTTTAGCAGACGATTCGTCAATTATACAGTCAAAAGAAACCCTGGGGAATAAAAAGACACCAAAGATGCTATTAAAATGTTCCAAGTGAAgccatatataattaattttaaacaagCATAAGCTATGAAAACTCAAATACTTCAAGGTGCTGAGTGAAAGGAAGGATAAATCTGCACCAGGCTTCAAAACCAATGCGTCCAGGTGAGTCTAAGATTAagccagagacagggagataatgtctgctccctccctgttttattGGAAGCTCAAGAGAGCCTTAAGACGAGATGCTCCCAGTGCATCAAGGACGAGAAGACAGACACATATAGGCCAGCACCTGACATCAGCACATAACAACTAAAAACTGAATCAAATCAGTGGaacaaaatcaaaacagagaagaaaaattcaCTGACGCAGAAGACAAAGAATATAAAGGATGCAATTTGGCAAACCACTGCACAGGCTGAGTAACCACCATATAAGAACCATGGTCCCTGCCAAGCAAGCAGGTTTCTCCCTATTCTGTTTTACCAATCCATAGGTTAGGCATCAGCAAAGTTTTACTGTAAAAGGCAAGAGAACGAATCTTTTAGACTTTGTAGGCCATATACTGTCTGTTGTGTCTACTCCTCCTTGctgttgtagcatgaaagcagccatagacaacacATAAATGAAGACATGTCTGTGttccaaataaaactttattcacaaaaatagGTGGCTGCTGtggaactgaatgtttgtgtcccttcaaaatgtATATGTTCAAGCTTCAATTCCCAATTTGATAGTATTTGGATATGAGGACTCTGGGAGTTAATTAGGTCATGAAAgtggagctctcatgaatgggaaTAGTGCCATATAAGGGAATGAACAGCCAGTCTCTGTCTGCATTCTGCCCTGTATGAATACAAATGGTGGTCTGCAAACCAGAAAGAATGCCCTCCTCAGACACCcgatctgctggcaccttgatcttggacttctcagcccccagaactgtaagggttaaaatttttttaagccacaaaacTAATAGTGTATTTGTTACAGAAATCCAACAGACTAAAAGTGGTAGGATGTATGTGGCTGATGAACCGTAGTTTGTGGACTCCCACCATAGGTGAGCCCACATGGTAAGGATAGTGTCATTAATGGACTGACTTGATGGAGTACTCAGTCTCCCGATGGTAGATGCtcaattaacaaacaaaaatactccaTTATCACCATACATACAAGGGCAGAGTGTTTAGAGCTCACCCCAACTGCAAAGGCAGGAAATCAGGATTCTGAAAACAGAAGTTGCTGAGACTATtataaaagggaaagaggagacaaAGGGACCAAACATTTTAGCATGTTTTTAGAAAGGTTCTCTTGGTGGCCCTGACATTCAGAGAAAAGCTGActgcatgggggaggggccctCTGGCCAATTTCTTTGAAGTGAAGCTGCTACCCCTGAGGGTACAACATGTGATAGGGCTTCATCCTCCTCCATCAGGAAGGTTTCCTGACCTTTTCAATTGACTAATTACCATTTAGCATCCTAAGAAGTATccttcctgaaaaataaaaagctaagtCACTTTGGCAGAGAATTTCATAATTCAAGCTGGAATAGATCACCCATGGTGCATGGAAACTTAACTTCAGTGACCTCCTTTACGACACTGGTAAATGTTTTATCCGAGGTCGCCAGGTCAGTCAAGAAACACACAAGCATGCATTCTATACTGTAtaatttaaaagctttatttccCCCCACAATAGTAAATGGGTTTCATATTAGTTCAACTGAAGTTTTCTTCCTATAGTTAGCTGCCTTTCTCACTGACTGTGTCATTGGTGGGAAAATTGCTTTCTCATGATGGAAGAGTTGATTTCATAGGGACACTCTGAGCTAATCACAGAAATGAGAGAGTCTGACCCAGCAGATTCTGAAGGAGTCTTGAGGTCAAGCAGTCCATTCAGCTAAAGGCCTGGTCAGCAGGACCAAAACAGGCTGCTGCAACCTCTCTGTTGCAGATACTGGCAGGATCCTCCCTGCAGAAGAGACAAGATGCAGCCCCTCTGACCAGGAAGCCAAGCCTGGAAGCCAGACAATCCCCTCACTTCCTGCTACATGCCCTTCCTCCATCCTGTGGCCCGACATAGGAGTGCTTTAGCTCAGCGAACAACTGGCTTCTGCTTTGGGGTCGTCCAAGGTGCACTCTTCACCAAGTGCAAGACTGGTCTTCACTCAAACGTTCAGCGTTCACACAGTTTTTGGCTTGTGCTTCGGAGGGCGGTTTCTGTCTCTCTTAGGAACAGTGGCTTCATGTCAGCAGAGGCACGGAGACCCAGGCCAGCACTGGTAGGTAGAGCGTGGGGGCACTGCTGCCGGATGTTCTCTGAGCATGCATCACGGCGAAGACTGCATTAGTGTGGTTGGTGGGTAACTCTACATTACAGATCATTCCTTCACAGCAAGACCTACACTCCTGTTACAGAagcaaggggagaggggaaagagagtaAGTAATGGGAAGGAGTGGGAAGggcaaaacaaagaacaaaagaatgcTTCCATAGCGCTGAGGACGGACAGAATTAGTTACCCAACTCATCCGGTCTATGAGATACTCAGGCCCTTGAGTACCTTTCCCCCACTAACCCGAAAGTAAGGACTATCTTGAGAGTCTTTTCATTTTAACAGTGATTTATCTGTAGCAAGCCAAgcataagcaaaggaaaaaagaggaggagaaactgAATAAGATTGCTTGATTGAGTCAACAAATCTTCTAAGGTTTGTAAGGAAAAACACTGACATGAAAATGAAAGCTAGGAACCTTTTGGATTGgccattgattttctttctcagtaCGACTTGTTAAGGGATAATAATGACTTTGTATTGTCTATACTAACAACTGATTTCTATCATTACAACAGCAAGGGCTTGCTAATTATGGCTGCTGAGGAGTGGAAAAGGCTTGCTCCCTCACAGCACAAGGTGTTTTCAGAGGAAGCAATCTTCTGTCATAATACCTGGTATAAGGCTTCAACCTGATAAACTTAGCCATCCATAGAGGCTTCCAGGATGGCTAAGAAAAGGGCAGCAATTCTACATGTCTTTATCAGCTGCTTTCAACCCTGGCAGTAAGAACATCAGAATCTCCttggagaactttaaaaaagaaaagagagatgcctgggtggctctgttggtggctcaggtcatgatctccctgttcgtgagttcaagccccacatcaggctctgtgctgatgtctcagagcctggagcctgctttggattgtgtatccctctctctctctgcccctcccctactcgcactctatatgtctgtctgtctctctctctctctcaaaaataaaacttttaaaaaataaaaaggaaagaaaaaagagcctAATGCCCAAGACCCCACCTGAAGTTCAGTTTCAGCTGATCTGGGATGTTCCCTGACCACCACCAATATAGCTGTGAAAACTCCCCAGGTGACTCTCCAACGTTGCCAGAGCTAAAAGCTACTGGTATCAGAAGCACGTTCTGTACACAGTAACTAAATCAAATTCTAAAATCTCATAAAATTAACATacttttcaagtaatttttttgtcAAACATTTCACAATTCCGGGCATATAAAAGAGTGAAATGGCTCATTTTAGAATGATAAAAAATTAAGGAGATCAACTGATCTGAAATATATCTATACTTCATCCTATTAAACTAAGATCAATTCTTTCAGACTCTCACGTCCCCATCTAAGCAGAGGTAGGGGTTAAGACCAGGTTTCCTTAGTAAAAGGCAtccccatttccctctttccACAACCCAGCTACCCTGTGCATTGTTCTCGGTGATATCTGGCCATAAACAAAATACATGAGCTGGGTTCTGTAGCGTTCATCACTCTCTCATGGATGGTTAGCTCTTGGGCTTCCAGAACAGACTTCAAACAAATCAAGTTCGAGGTCTAGGATGGAGCTCTGTGGTCCGGgaattatcatttgtttttagtgACATTTTTTGTTGAAGGACAGGAAGTCTTCAATTTCTCTTTGGTCTCCACTACATCACTGTAAGGGAGTCTTTCCTTAAAGACTACATGTATATAACAGGTTACTTTATCTTTCCTGCCTTTCCATTATGTATAACTAATGACCAGTAGGAAAAACCTTAGGACAGTAAccttatacatacacacacactccttaCTGTATGTTCAGAATCTCGGCTGTGGTGGCAGCCAACAAAATGACATTCACTTCTGGAGGCACATTTTTTGGTAATGGATGTACTTCTTCCGTGGCTGGTGAAGTGGTGAACTGTCAGACAGTACTGTGTATCTAGGCAGGGGGAGAAAAGGCAACGTCATGTTTCACACTGCAAAAGAGAAACTCAACAATCACTTCAGGAAAGACTAAAACTCAGGATGATCCTTAGGTTTCTAGGCAAGAAGTTTAATGGCAGGAGTGGATGCCTCTCCTTTGGTGCCAGCTAAAGTTGAGAAAGAAGTTGAACAAGCTTTTCATCAGCACCTTAGGTCTGCTCATTTCATATGAGAGTGCcagcatctctgtctctgtctctctcgctatGAAGCACGTGTTCTAGAactccaaaataaaatgagagttgTAAACGTAAAATGCAGTGGGTTAGAACACAACTTGGTGTATTATTCAGCATTTGTTTCTTATATACTAACAGACATGTGGTGGAATAGAATGAAAACAGGTGCTTCAAAGTATACATCAAGACCACCTTCCTGACCCATCCACTTCTTACTCATGCTCTAATCCTCCCTGCATGTTTGACTTTTCCGGAGTATTCCCATTTTCctactctctcttcccctctctgcacAGAGCTAGCTCATGTCTACAGTTTTCCCTATAACTTTAAGTACTCACATTTTACTACTTTTAAAGAAAGTGATTTCATCCAATATGCTAGGACCCGCCACTTCAGTTTTGCATCTCTCTCCAGTTATCTCAGACCAATGCAATGCCCCTTAGTTTATTGAGAAGGGACTACAGCAGCAATGTCATAAAATGGGGGGAAACCTGACTAATGTGGAGAGCACTTGGTTTTAGAGAATTCTGTCACATGTGAGCACTATTAGGTCCTTAaagctcattttcttttgaataaaagaTGATAACAAGTGTCCGACATTTTGATAGGGTTGTGGTAAGCTTCAAATAATATTAACACGCCATCAGCGAGGCACTCTAACAGGTATTCACTCAGTCAATCCTTACAATAAGCCTTAAGGCAAGTCATATTAATATCATTTTTACAGATAGAAAAGCCAAGGCACGGTTTCTTGCCCACAGTTAACATTAGACAGAAGGTGGTGGAAGATAGGATTCTAACCTAGGCAGTTTTCTAGGGTTTGTACTCTTAGCCAGAACACTATTCCGCCTCTCAGCATACCTAGTGTTAAACTAGATGATGCTTTGCTGTGCTCTAGGAGAGTAGCTGACTTCTGCCTTTAGAAGGACAGGGAACCACTGAATGTTTGGGAAAGGCATTTCGACCTATACTTCACATAAAGAAGAATCGGAAACTGGTAGCTGCATGTGTTCGTATAAAATGCCACACATGCTAAAGCACCCTAGAAAGTCAGAATAGAAGCCAGggtaagtaaaataagaaatgtcATTCTTGTCATATCCTGTTACACAGAGAACCTCTCTCAACAACACTGACAGACCACAGAAGTAAAGCTCTAAGGTGAAAAGGAAACCTGAGCTGACAAAGAACAATAGCTGTGGGCCAGTCTGCCCCCGAGAAATGGTTGACTATCACGCCCCTAAATGATGACTAACTGCAAAGCAAGAAATTATACCCTCAGGTAGAATTCCAGATGGTTAGTATCTTTGGGGCTTGACTGGAGCACAGTCAAAAATGTACTGTCATGCACACTGGAATATAGGGTCGTTCCGTGGCAGTCTTGTTAAGAGTCAAGTTTTCAAGTTGGACTTGGAAGAGCCAACTTCCTTCACCCTTCCCATCTCTGGCGTTTCCTTGCTGATGGAAAGCTGCAGCTCCCTTCTTCTGCTCACATGTTTCAACAGAGATGAAACTCTGCAACCCGGAAATATCCACGCACGTTCCCATTCAAGACGGCTTTGATTCATGAATGACAAATCAGAGTACTGTACTGTTCCTAGTAGGAACAGTGTTTGGATACAATTCAAAATGATATAGTCCATGAAGACGAAGTACAAGGAGTTGGACATCAGTGCCGTAATTTGCTACTGTTACAATCCTTACCACCCGTTTTTCAGGGGCATTTAAAGCAAATAGCTAAGAATGGTACCCACCCTCTGAAGTAAATTAGTAAAGAGAGGCATtggctggggcgcctgcgtggcgcagtcggttaagcgtccgacttcagccaggtcacgatctcgcggtccgtgagttcgagccccgcgtccggctctgggctgatggctcggagcctggagcctgtttccgattctgtgtctccctctctctctgcccctcccccgttcatgctctgtctctctctgtcccaaaaataaataaacgttgaaaaaaaaaattaaaagagaggcATTGGCCAACCTTAAAAACTTTGCAATTACTAAGATAAATTTCTGTGCAAAATGTAGAAACAAATCTCCAAATGCACAAGATACATAAATGtactcaaatacacacacacacaatttaaggTCACTctacagaaatgtaaaagaacctcaagacaaaattaaaataattaattactcttgaaaagaaatcatgaaaaatactgtccagaggcacgtgggtggctcagttaagtgacccACTCATGGtatcggtgcaggtcatgatctcgtggttgtgagattgatcgccacatctggctccatgctgaatggggagcctgcttaggattctctctctctcttcctctccccttctcactcatgcttgctcgctctccctctctctccaaataaatacacattaaaaaaaaaagaaaaatactttccaAGTAGATGTCACAACCATTTGTGCTAATTTACAGCCTAAGAGTCTCAGGCCCCATAGAGGTCTGCAGTGTGTACTAATCATTGGTACCATACACTGGCTTTATCTGGAAGAGGTAAGGctattttattgctttatagaatatggtacaggggcgcctgggtggcgcagtcggttaagcgtccgacttcagccaggtcacgatctcgcggtccgggagttcgagccccgcgtc harbors:
- the LYPD6B gene encoding ly6/PLAUR domain-containing protein 6B isoform X2, which produces MLPLRHALAVAVVQIFILSENWALAKNINFYNVRPPLDPTPFPNSFKCFTCENARDNYNCNRWAEDKWCPQNTQYCLTVHHFTSHGRSTSITKKCASRSECHFVGCHHSRDSEHTECRSCCEGMICNVELPTNHTNAVFAVMHAQRTSGSSAPTLYLPVLAWVSVPLLT
- the LYPD6B gene encoding ly6/PLAUR domain-containing protein 6B isoform X1, translating into MLPLRHALAVAVVQIFILSENWALAKNINFYNVRPPLDPTPFPNSFKCFTCENARDNYNCNRWAEDKWCPQNTQYCLTVHHFTSHGRSTSITKKCASRSECHFVGCHHSRDSEHTVRSVCECRSCCEGMICNVELPTNHTNAVFAVMHAQRTSGSSAPTLYLPVLAWVSVPLLT